The window TCATCAGCACACACAGCAATGATCTTATCATCTTTCTCTCCCTAATTAATCAAACTATTAGCATATTCCTCAACCTCAAGTAATCagctaattaatttgtttagaCTAACCTGATCAATCATAGGCATCAACCCAATGGCCCTAGCTCGAAGAAAACAGCCGGGCACCACAGTTTCCTGTCAAGatcataaatatagtaattacagcatgatttttttcaaactctTAACCCTAACTACCTTACCTGCATGATCACTAGAACGTCCATTGGGTCGTTGTCCTCGCATAGCGTGCGAGGAATGAAGCCGTAGTTGTGAGGATACACAACAGACGAGTATAGTATACGATCAACCTGATCAATAATATTCACTTGATCATACTGTTTCATTAACACATGGCAAAATTTGctactactaattatataCCTTGATCAAACCAGTTTTCTTGTCAAgttcatatttcactttgcTCCCTTTAGGGATCTCAATCACCTACAACACCCTTTCATCAAATAATCTCCAAAGAAAGCATAATAAATCATTGAAACTCTGTAAAAGTGTAAAACAACGTACGACGTTAACAAGTTCAGGTGCTCCAGATCCTGCGAGAATTATTATGCATGAGACATcagatattttctaaaaataaaaacaattgtAGAATTTGATTTGCAATTTAATGAGTTACCAATCTCAAGATCATGCCATGGATGAGCAGCAACAGATCTCCTTGACAAAGACGAGAGGATTCGTTCGTTCAATTTAGGAGTACTGGCCAGTGATGGTTTAGCTGCACTCTTTTCtgccatttttctttttctggaTATAAAAATCCATTTTGTTAATGCTTCATTCCCAAATACATGAATGtacatatacaaataatattgataaatctaaaattattaggCTACCATAATTGTGGAAGCTTGTTTATTCTCAAACTTGTTCAAACAGTTAAAAAGCCATCAAAtgttatagtactaatatagtactccattataaaaatacatttgtaAATCTAATTAACCTTGGATTGAATGAACAATAACTGA is drawn from Salvia hispanica cultivar TCC Black 2014 chromosome 6, UniMelb_Shisp_WGS_1.0, whole genome shotgun sequence and contains these coding sequences:
- the LOC125193102 gene encoding soluble inorganic pyrophosphatase-like, which translates into the protein MAEKSAAKPSLASTPKLNERILSSLSRRSVAAHPWHDLEIGSGAPELVNVVIEIPKGSKVKYELDKKTGLIKVDRILYSSVVYPHNYGFIPRTLCEDNDPMDVLVIMQETVVPGCFLRARAIGLMPMIDQGEKDDKIIAVCADDPEYRHLTDISQLPPHRLMEIRRFFEDYKKNENKEVAVDAFLPSATAKDAIKYSMDLYAEYILESLRK